A genomic window from Anthocerotibacter panamensis C109 includes:
- a CDS encoding glycosyltransferase family 4 protein produces MHIAWLGKKAPFCGNVTYTREVTNSLIALGHRVTLLHFAQEEESETEVVLPYLYRSQVYTIPSLSARKSLTDSLRELRPDVVHASLTLSPLDFVLPEICQELGLPLVATFHPAFDRRRRNITANTQYFMYQFYAPCLALYNRVIVFSELQREILARLNVPRTRTVVIPNGVDTEKYSPGFSDIKKQLRAERLFVYMGRLAPEKNVEALLKAWQQLDFGPQVKLVILGDGTLRPTLQSLYTREMGILWQGFVSSEERRIEILRGADAFILPSRVEGLSLALLESMACGMACVATDVGADGEVLKGAGVLLEPHQVTAQLRTILPVLVEHPEFGAMLGQKARQRVLQSYTLKDNIAHLIKTYEHMLHPTMATAAYDF; encoded by the coding sequence ATGCATATTGCGTGGCTTGGTAAAAAAGCACCCTTCTGCGGTAATGTCACCTATACCAGGGAAGTCACCAACAGCCTGATTGCTTTAGGGCATCGGGTCACGCTCTTGCATTTTGCTCAGGAAGAAGAGTCCGAGACCGAAGTCGTCCTCCCCTATCTTTACCGCTCTCAGGTCTATACCATTCCCTCGCTCTCAGCCCGTAAATCCCTGACAGACTCGCTCAGGGAACTGCGCCCGGATGTCGTACACGCCTCTTTGACCCTCTCGCCATTGGATTTTGTTCTGCCGGAGATCTGTCAGGAGTTGGGGCTGCCCTTGGTGGCGACCTTCCACCCAGCTTTTGACCGCAGACGGCGCAATATCACGGCCAATACCCAGTACTTTATGTATCAGTTTTATGCGCCCTGCCTCGCCCTCTACAACCGGGTCATCGTCTTCTCAGAGCTACAGCGCGAGATCCTAGCCCGCCTCAATGTACCGCGCACCCGGACCGTCGTCATCCCCAATGGAGTGGACACCGAGAAATACTCCCCCGGCTTCTCGGATATCAAGAAACAGTTGCGCGCTGAGCGCCTCTTCGTCTACATGGGTCGCCTTGCCCCCGAAAAGAACGTAGAAGCCCTGCTCAAAGCTTGGCAACAACTGGACTTCGGTCCTCAAGTCAAGCTTGTCATTTTGGGCGATGGCACCTTGCGCCCGACCCTCCAGAGCCTCTACACCCGAGAGATGGGGATTCTCTGGCAGGGCTTTGTGTCTAGCGAAGAGCGGCGCATCGAGATCCTGCGGGGGGCGGACGCGTTTATCCTGCCTTCGCGGGTAGAAGGGCTCTCCCTGGCGCTCCTAGAGAGTATGGCCTGTGGGATGGCCTGTGTGGCGACAGATGTCGGGGCGGACGGAGAAGTGCTCAAAGGGGCAGGCGTCTTGCTGGAGCCCCATCAGGTGACGGCGCAATTGCGTACCATCCTCCCGGTCCTTGTAGAGCATCCCGAATTCGGGGCCATGCTCGGTCAGAAAGCGCGGCAACGGGTGCTCCAGTCCTATACCCTCAAGGACAACATCGCCCATCTGATCAAAACCTATGAGCATATGCTGCATCCCACCATGGCGACAGCGGCCTATGATTTCTGA
- the tmk gene encoding dTMP kinase encodes MFITFEGGEGAGKSTQIQQVHHWLKEQGFSVVLTREPGGTALGKQVRQFLLARAEEPMAPTAELLLFAADRAQHVAQVLKPALERGDIALCDRYVDSTVAYQGWGRGLDLDELQTINALATGGLMPDLTLWLDVDPALGRERAGRLRALDRMEQDSLAFHERVRAGFEHLWRTEPQRVVRIDANQTIPAVFEDLCAQLVLRLPPHDILEQG; translated from the coding sequence ATGTTCATTACCTTTGAGGGCGGGGAAGGGGCAGGCAAGTCCACACAGATCCAGCAAGTGCACCACTGGCTAAAAGAACAGGGTTTTTCAGTAGTGCTGACACGGGAGCCGGGAGGGACAGCCTTGGGCAAGCAGGTCCGGCAGTTCTTGCTAGCAAGGGCTGAAGAGCCGATGGCACCTACCGCAGAGCTGTTACTTTTTGCTGCGGACCGGGCACAACATGTGGCACAGGTGCTCAAACCAGCTTTGGAGCGTGGCGATATTGCGCTATGTGACCGCTATGTAGACTCGACGGTCGCCTATCAGGGATGGGGGCGGGGCTTGGACTTGGATGAATTGCAGACTATCAATGCTCTTGCTACAGGGGGGCTGATGCCCGATTTGACCCTTTGGCTAGACGTAGACCCGGCGCTAGGACGAGAACGGGCGGGGCGGCTCAGAGCCCTTGACCGGATGGAGCAGGACAGCTTGGCGTTTCATGAGCGGGTACGCGCGGGCTTTGAGCACCTGTGGCGCACCGAACCTCAGCGCGTGGTGCGCATAGATGCCAATCAGACCATACCGGCGGTGTTTGAGGACTTGTGTGCACAGCTCGTGCTGCGGTTGCCACCCCACGATATCCTAGAGCAGGGCTAG
- a CDS encoding S41 family peptidase: MNKRRLVTSALVSLLTTCVAFIAQPIAPSWANFENTPKHLVDEVWQVINRDYVDTGYNKHDWLETRREFLSKDYASDEEAYTAIRTMLKELNDPYTRFMDPKQYARMQEQTSGEYAGVGFTIETDKTTKELLIVLPMENSPASRAGLRPQDIVQAVDGFVTKDVPSEESVKRIKGKPGTDVVLTIRRKDKVFDVTLTREIIVVPSVRASIRKERGKNIGYIVLREFTGNAPQEMRKAVQDLLAKKVDGFVLDLRYNPGGLLGASTNIASIFLDHEKIVSTVNRDGEVDETNADGSRLTTKPVVLIVNKGSASASEILSGALQDNGRAVLVGTTTFGKGLVQVVHELSDNSGLAVTIQHYKTPSGKDIHKKGIKPDYFVDIPDKVLKTFAPGDFASAKDPQYTQATAVLVQQIAHAGKPAPTATAPQRQSKL; this comes from the coding sequence ATGAATAAACGTCGCTTGGTCACCAGCGCCCTTGTATCCCTCTTGACGACCTGTGTTGCTTTTATTGCCCAACCGATAGCACCAAGCTGGGCCAACTTTGAGAACACCCCCAAGCACCTTGTCGATGAAGTATGGCAGGTGATTAACCGAGACTACGTAGACACGGGCTATAACAAACACGACTGGTTGGAGACGCGCCGCGAATTCCTCTCTAAGGACTATGCCTCCGATGAGGAAGCGTACACAGCGATCCGAACCATGCTCAAGGAACTAAACGACCCCTACACCCGCTTCATGGACCCCAAACAGTACGCCCGGATGCAAGAGCAGACCTCCGGGGAGTACGCAGGAGTCGGGTTTACCATTGAAACAGACAAAACCACCAAAGAACTGCTCATTGTCCTGCCCATGGAGAACAGCCCCGCTTCACGCGCAGGCTTAAGACCCCAAGACATCGTGCAGGCTGTGGACGGCTTTGTGACCAAGGATGTGCCCTCCGAAGAGTCCGTCAAGCGCATCAAGGGCAAACCGGGCACGGACGTTGTGCTCACGATCCGGCGCAAGGATAAAGTCTTCGATGTCACCCTGACCCGCGAAATCATCGTCGTCCCCTCCGTCCGTGCCTCGATCCGCAAAGAACGGGGGAAGAATATCGGCTACATCGTCCTGCGCGAGTTTACTGGCAACGCGCCTCAGGAGATGCGCAAAGCCGTACAAGACCTCCTTGCTAAGAAAGTGGATGGCTTCGTGCTCGACCTGCGCTACAACCCAGGTGGGCTGTTGGGGGCAAGCACCAACATCGCCAGCATCTTCCTGGACCACGAGAAGATCGTCTCCACGGTCAACCGCGACGGGGAGGTGGATGAAACCAATGCCGATGGCTCTCGGCTGACGACCAAACCCGTAGTGCTCATCGTCAACAAAGGTTCCGCCAGCGCGAGCGAGATTCTCTCGGGGGCGCTCCAGGACAATGGTCGGGCTGTATTGGTCGGGACCACCACCTTTGGCAAAGGCTTGGTCCAAGTCGTCCACGAACTGTCGGATAACTCTGGTCTCGCCGTGACCATCCAACACTACAAGACCCCCTCGGGCAAGGACATCCACAAAAAAGGCATCAAGCCTGACTACTTTGTGGATATCCCCGACAAAGTGCTAAAAACTTTTGCCCCCGGCGATTTTGCTAGCGCCAAAGACCCCCAATACACCCAAGCGACCGCAGTCTTAGTCCAACAGATTGCCCATGCGGGTAAACCGGCTCCAACAGCAACCGCGCCCCAACGGCAGAGCAAACTCTAA
- a CDS encoding dockerin type I repeat-containing protein, giving the protein MKFHLVVAGTLLLYSLPLAAKAAGDINGDSRVDQTDLTVLENYLKGAELFSDSQTAQADLNGDGQVDVRDINVLRQRLGLALVPEPAPPSRTFDAKADQKLASQSQRGRGKPSFDLNVADVVPEWVRGAWSFRSRVVDDFGFDSLNRVQPEQITLPGDLSGLYVTVKTSTGERLDRVCWQVNQYSDDRFSFTEQVRDRQGAIYSSTSVIENRGAGQAQITIRTEILDAGRPFTSFGNERRGGLGGLFGLLFGSPARSFPSEDSLRVGYYNVRTGLMLRQPGSEQKRLQDIDLNKLRCR; this is encoded by the coding sequence ATGAAATTCCACCTCGTTGTTGCCGGGACCCTTTTGTTATACAGCCTGCCCCTTGCAGCGAAGGCGGCGGGGGATATCAATGGCGACAGTCGCGTTGACCAAACCGACCTCACGGTCCTTGAGAACTATCTCAAGGGCGCAGAACTCTTCTCCGACAGCCAGACGGCTCAGGCGGACCTCAATGGCGACGGGCAGGTGGATGTCCGTGACATCAACGTCCTGCGCCAGCGCCTAGGTCTCGCGCTAGTCCCGGAACCCGCCCCACCGAGCCGCACTTTTGACGCGAAGGCCGACCAAAAGCTCGCCAGTCAATCCCAGCGTGGACGGGGGAAGCCTTCCTTTGACTTGAATGTGGCTGATGTGGTGCCGGAATGGGTCCGTGGAGCTTGGAGTTTTAGATCGCGGGTGGTAGACGATTTTGGTTTTGACAGCTTGAATAGAGTCCAACCAGAGCAAATCACCTTACCAGGAGACCTATCCGGTCTCTACGTCACCGTCAAAACCTCTACGGGTGAGCGCCTTGACCGCGTCTGCTGGCAGGTCAATCAATACAGCGATGACCGTTTTAGCTTTACCGAGCAGGTCCGCGACCGTCAAGGAGCTATCTACAGCTCGACCTCCGTCATTGAGAATCGGGGGGCGGGGCAAGCCCAGATCACGATCCGTACGGAAATTCTGGATGCTGGTCGTCCGTTCACCAGTTTTGGCAATGAGCGACGCGGCGGGCTCGGGGGGCTGTTTGGTCTGCTCTTTGGGTCGCCCGCGCGCTCCTTCCCGTCCGAAGACTCCCTGCGGGTCGGCTACTACAATGTCCGCACCGGCTTGATGCTCCGCCAACCGGGGAGCGAACAGAAACGTCTTCAGGACATCGACCTCAACAAACTGCGCTGCCGATAA
- the uvrB gene encoding excinuclease ABC subunit UvrB, with the protein MGAPYKVVSPFTPQGDQPQAIAQLTHGIQAGTPYQTLLGATGTGKTFTMSHVIANAGRPTLVLAHNKTLAAQLCNEFRRFFPENAVEYFVSYYDYYQPEAYIPRTDTYIEKSAAINEEIDMLRHSATRSLFERRDVIVVASISCIYGLGMPEEYLEAAIGLHVGQSLDQRDLLRALVNIQYDRNDTELSRGKFRVRGDVIEVGPAYEDRFIRIELFGDEIEAIRWCDPVTGQSLTSVGSLNIYPAKHFVTPKDQLERACNAIEAELREQVLYFEQQGKLLEAQRIAQRTRYDLEMLREVGYCNGVENYSRHLVGREAGSPPSCLIDYFPEDWLLLVDESHVTVPQIRGMYNGDQARKKVLIDHGFRLPSAADNRPLKAVEFWEKARQAVFVSATPGAWELDLSQVIYNDEKRVIGGHVAEQVIRPTGVLDPEVMVRPVEGQVDDLLHEIKDRVNRHERVLITTLTKRMAEDLTEYFQERAIQVRYLHSDIQAIERIEILQALRQGAFDVLIGVNLLREGLDLPEVSLVAILDADKEGFLRAERSLIQTIGRAARNVRGQVIMYAERMTDSMERAISETNRRRQKQIEYNTLHGITPRNVAQKVDNSILEFLAISRKLNQQELETAVAQSTEVPLDNLPELIAQLESQMKEEAKKLNFEKAAQYRDEIKKLRQRLLGQEPAEPSLG; encoded by the coding sequence ATGGGCGCACCCTATAAAGTTGTTTCTCCCTTCACCCCCCAAGGCGATCAGCCCCAAGCCATTGCCCAACTGACCCATGGCATCCAGGCGGGCACTCCTTACCAGACCCTGTTGGGGGCCACCGGCACCGGCAAAACCTTCACGATGTCCCATGTCATCGCCAATGCGGGTAGGCCCACGCTTGTCCTCGCCCACAACAAGACCCTCGCGGCCCAGTTATGCAATGAATTCCGGCGGTTTTTCCCTGAGAATGCTGTCGAATATTTTGTGAGCTACTACGACTACTACCAGCCTGAAGCCTATATTCCGCGCACCGACACCTATATCGAAAAATCCGCCGCCATCAACGAAGAAATCGATATGCTGCGCCACTCTGCCACCCGTTCTCTTTTTGAGCGGCGCGATGTGATCGTGGTGGCCTCGATCTCCTGTATCTATGGTTTGGGGATGCCGGAGGAATATTTGGAAGCAGCCATTGGCCTACACGTCGGTCAGAGCCTCGACCAGCGTGACCTGCTGCGGGCCTTGGTCAATATCCAATATGACCGCAATGATACCGAACTGAGCCGGGGCAAATTTCGGGTGCGTGGAGATGTGATCGAGGTGGGTCCGGCCTACGAAGACCGCTTTATTCGCATCGAACTGTTTGGAGACGAGATCGAAGCCATCCGTTGGTGCGACCCGGTCACAGGGCAGAGCCTCACCAGTGTCGGGAGCCTAAATATCTATCCCGCCAAACACTTCGTCACCCCCAAAGACCAGTTAGAACGCGCCTGCAACGCCATTGAGGCCGAACTGAGAGAACAAGTCCTCTATTTTGAGCAACAGGGGAAACTCCTAGAAGCCCAGCGCATCGCCCAACGCACCCGCTACGATCTGGAGATGCTGCGCGAAGTGGGCTACTGCAACGGCGTGGAGAACTACTCCAGGCACTTGGTCGGGCGTGAAGCCGGCTCTCCACCCTCCTGCCTCATTGATTATTTCCCGGAGGATTGGCTGTTGCTCGTCGATGAATCCCACGTCACGGTCCCGCAGATCCGGGGGATGTACAACGGAGACCAAGCCCGCAAAAAAGTCCTCATCGACCATGGTTTCCGGCTGCCCTCCGCCGCCGATAACCGCCCCCTCAAAGCTGTTGAGTTTTGGGAAAAAGCACGTCAGGCGGTCTTTGTCTCGGCTACTCCCGGAGCTTGGGAGTTAGACCTCTCTCAAGTCATCTACAACGATGAGAAGCGCGTCATCGGGGGGCATGTGGCGGAACAGGTGATCCGTCCTACAGGTGTCCTCGACCCCGAAGTGATGGTCCGTCCGGTCGAGGGGCAAGTGGATGACCTCCTCCACGAGATCAAAGACCGGGTCAACCGCCATGAGCGCGTCCTCATCACCACGCTCACCAAACGCATGGCTGAAGACCTGACCGAATATTTCCAGGAGCGAGCCATTCAGGTCCGGTACCTACACTCGGATATCCAGGCTATCGAACGCATTGAGATCCTCCAGGCCTTGCGCCAAGGAGCCTTTGATGTGCTGATTGGGGTAAACCTATTGCGCGAAGGGCTAGACCTGCCCGAAGTGTCGCTAGTCGCCATCCTCGATGCGGACAAAGAAGGTTTTCTCAGGGCGGAGCGCTCTTTGATCCAGACGATTGGACGGGCTGCCCGAAACGTCCGCGGGCAGGTGATCATGTACGCAGAACGCATGACCGACTCGATGGAGCGGGCAATCAGCGAAACCAACCGCCGCCGCCAAAAACAGATCGAGTACAACACCCTGCACGGCATCACCCCGCGCAATGTCGCCCAAAAAGTGGACAACAGCATCCTGGAATTCCTCGCCATTTCGCGCAAATTAAATCAACAGGAATTGGAAACTGCCGTTGCCCAGAGCACAGAAGTCCCACTCGACAACCTGCCTGAGTTGATTGCGCAGTTAGAATCCCAGATGAAAGAAGAGGCCAAAAAGCTCAACTTCGAAAAAGCCGCCCAGTACCGCGACGAGATCAAAAAACTGCGCCAGCGCCTCTTGGGGCAGGAGCCCGCAGAGCCATCTCTTGGGTAG
- the fmt gene encoding methionyl-tRNA formyltransferase: protein MNVVFFGTPEFAVPTLQKLLTATTVQAVVTQPDRPAGRGGKLTSPPVKVLAQQHGLPVYQPERLRRDETVLAALEALGADFFVVVAYGQILSKRVLAMPRKGCINVHGSLLPQYRGAAPVQWAIYHGETVTGITTMLMDAGLDTGPMLLKKTLPIPDSATSDDLLEELAILGADLLLETLRSFERITPEPQDDRQSTYAPLILPEHVKIDWSRPAPALHNQIRAFYPQVWTGHRGQRLKILATQVLSTTCGQPPGTITGLLRQQGLQVSTGAGELLITQVQPPGKRVQSAWDYVNGARVQIAEQLE, encoded by the coding sequence ATGAATGTCGTCTTTTTTGGTACCCCAGAATTTGCGGTCCCCACGCTCCAAAAACTCCTCACGGCTACTACGGTGCAGGCGGTCGTCACGCAACCTGACCGCCCCGCCGGACGGGGCGGTAAGCTCACCTCGCCCCCGGTAAAAGTTTTGGCCCAACAGCATGGGCTGCCTGTCTACCAACCGGAACGCCTGCGGCGCGACGAGACCGTACTTGCGGCTTTGGAAGCTTTGGGCGCGGACTTTTTTGTCGTTGTGGCCTATGGACAGATTTTGAGTAAGCGGGTTTTGGCGATGCCCCGCAAGGGTTGTATCAATGTCCACGGCTCGCTCTTGCCCCAATACCGAGGAGCCGCCCCCGTCCAATGGGCCATCTACCACGGCGAAACGGTCACCGGCATCACGACGATGCTCATGGATGCCGGTTTAGACACCGGACCGATGCTCCTCAAAAAAACGCTACCTATTCCAGACTCCGCTACCAGTGACGACTTGCTGGAAGAACTCGCCATCCTCGGCGCAGACCTACTCCTCGAAACCCTACGCAGCTTCGAGCGCATCACCCCCGAACCCCAAGACGACCGCCAAAGTACCTACGCCCCGCTCATCCTGCCCGAGCATGTGAAGATTGACTGGAGTCGGCCCGCTCCTGCCCTCCACAATCAAATACGCGCCTTTTATCCGCAAGTCTGGACCGGGCACCGGGGTCAACGCCTGAAGATCCTCGCCACTCAGGTTTTGTCGACGACCTGCGGGCAACCGCCGGGGACTATTACCGGACTCCTCCGCCAGCAAGGTTTGCAGGTGAGCACCGGGGCGGGCGAACTGCTCATCACCCAAGTCCAACCTCCAGGGAAACGGGTGCAATCAGCTTGGGACTACGTGAATGGGGCGCGCGTACAGATTGCAGAGCAGTTGGAATAG
- the deoC gene encoding deoxyribose-phosphate aldolase — protein MAEIHPELQLAQFIEHTCLGPITTVTTVEQFCWEADRYRFAAVCVPPLHLASAVNTLHKKPVEVWSVVGFPLGTSTDQAKLYAAQQLTDLGAQGLEVVPQLTWFKEGDPNRVYRELAQIVQATRIPIRAVLEISLLQPTELKTALQICGDAGVRGVKTGSGWGGDVTREQVQQVAGLTRGRIEIKAAGGIKTLDHALELLLAGATRLGTSRSVELLHQQARQAAS, from the coding sequence ATGGCTGAGATTCATCCTGAACTGCAACTGGCCCAATTTATCGAGCATACCTGCTTGGGACCGATAACGACCGTGACGACCGTAGAGCAATTTTGCTGGGAGGCTGACCGCTATCGCTTCGCGGCGGTATGCGTTCCGCCACTACATCTGGCTAGCGCCGTCAACACCCTGCACAAGAAGCCTGTAGAAGTTTGGTCGGTCGTAGGCTTTCCCTTGGGAACCAGCACGGACCAAGCCAAGCTCTATGCCGCGCAACAACTGACCGATCTCGGTGCTCAGGGGCTGGAAGTGGTGCCCCAACTCACATGGTTTAAAGAGGGCGACCCCAATCGGGTCTATCGGGAACTCGCGCAGATCGTTCAGGCTACGCGTATTCCCATCCGGGCGGTTCTGGAGATCAGCCTCCTACAACCCACCGAACTGAAGACCGCCCTGCAAATCTGTGGTGATGCGGGCGTGCGGGGCGTTAAAACTGGCTCGGGTTGGGGCGGGGATGTGACCCGCGAACAGGTCCAGCAGGTCGCCGGACTGACCCGAGGGCGTATCGAGATCAAAGCGGCGGGGGGCATTAAGACGCTCGACCACGCCCTCGAACTGCTCCTAGCCGGGGCTACCCGCCTCGGAACCTCCCGCAGCGTCGAACTCCTCCACCAGCAAGCCCGCCAAGCCGCCTCGTGA
- a CDS encoding dicarboxylate/amino acid:cation symporter, with the protein MKKTPPTTTAASLLERLKATPLYIQIFIALILGVTVGVLFNDPQYKDLLNGLAIFPNLILKVLKALAPPLILVAVLHAFLTAEIPARTAPRLLFLLLSNTVAAIVIGLLVANTVQPGLHSQLTAPLSGVRATDKVFDPLGLIESSIPATIVQPLAENNVLQVVVVAITFGLALRAVKTQQQQQGKRDYLPLEQAISTLFELVIRVLGWVVTLVPFAVFGVVARVVGLQGFAPFKALGFFVVAVLLALFLQGCFYLTRVGLQSWVKPLDFLKGGSDAFSTAFSTASSTITMPVTFRALTDKIRLRESSASLGALVGSNFNNDGTALYEAMSALFIAQLLNQNLHLEQQLLVVLTSIVASVGAAGIPEAGLVTMTLVFTAVGLPVEYIVLLVTVDWFLDRCRTTINVMGDMTVAAVLDGKQPGSKEPLVTGA; encoded by the coding sequence ATGAAAAAGACCCCGCCGACTACCACCGCCGCGTCCCTACTAGAGCGTCTCAAGGCAACTCCGCTCTATATTCAGATTTTCATTGCCCTGATTTTGGGGGTGACTGTCGGCGTTCTCTTCAATGACCCGCAGTATAAAGATCTACTCAATGGGCTTGCGATCTTTCCGAATTTGATCCTCAAGGTGCTCAAGGCTTTGGCTCCGCCCTTGATTCTGGTTGCGGTCCTCCACGCTTTCCTCACTGCTGAGATCCCGGCGCGGACAGCGCCTCGCTTGCTCTTTTTGCTCTTGAGCAACACGGTAGCGGCTATCGTGATTGGGCTGTTGGTGGCTAACACGGTTCAGCCGGGGCTACATTCACAACTGACCGCGCCTCTGTCTGGAGTCCGTGCCACCGATAAAGTCTTTGATCCCCTAGGGCTGATTGAGAGCAGCATCCCGGCGACCATTGTGCAGCCTTTAGCTGAAAACAACGTCCTTCAGGTGGTCGTCGTTGCCATTACGTTCGGCCTTGCGCTCAGGGCGGTCAAGACCCAACAGCAACAGCAGGGCAAGCGGGACTATCTGCCTTTGGAGCAGGCGATTTCTACCCTTTTTGAACTGGTGATCCGTGTTTTGGGCTGGGTGGTCACGCTGGTGCCCTTCGCCGTGTTTGGGGTCGTCGCTCGGGTCGTTGGGCTCCAGGGCTTTGCGCCCTTTAAGGCGCTTGGCTTTTTTGTGGTGGCAGTCTTGCTCGCACTTTTTCTGCAAGGGTGTTTTTATCTGACGCGGGTGGGGCTCCAGAGTTGGGTCAAGCCCCTCGACTTTCTCAAGGGCGGGAGCGATGCGTTCTCGACCGCCTTTTCGACCGCTTCCTCCACGATTACCATGCCGGTTACGTTTCGGGCCTTGACCGATAAGATCCGGCTCAGGGAGTCCTCGGCTTCCTTGGGAGCGCTGGTTGGCAGTAACTTCAACAACGACGGGACCGCGCTCTACGAGGCGATGTCCGCCCTCTTCATCGCCCAACTGCTCAACCAAAACCTCCATTTAGAACAACAACTGCTGGTCGTCCTCACCTCGATTGTCGCCTCGGTGGGCGCAGCGGGGATTCCTGAGGCGGGTTTGGTCACCATGACGCTGGTTTTTACCGCCGTGGGCTTGCCTGTCGAATATATTGTCTTGCTGGTCACCGTGGACTGGTTCCTAGACCGCTGCCGGACGACGATCAACGTCATGGGCGATATGACCGTGGCTGCTGTGCTAGACGGCAAACAACCCGGATCCAAAGAGCCCTTGGTCACAGGAGCATAG
- a CDS encoding tetratricopeptide repeat protein produces the protein MPTQEINDLFQQGLKHYESHAPLSEVVPIFKEITTREPKNGAAWTCLSWLYLLNNQPKLALECAKKGLKLGPTDAQARINLVLAMLETQQKGVREYMEQAVQILTLDKEQSEQVAENIFQGLERKPGWPALLKIQNWLDEAI, from the coding sequence ATGCCTACCCAAGAAATCAACGACCTCTTCCAACAGGGCCTCAAACACTACGAAAGTCATGCTCCCCTCAGCGAGGTTGTGCCTATTTTCAAAGAGATCACCACCCGCGAGCCCAAAAATGGAGCCGCCTGGACCTGCCTAAGCTGGCTCTATCTGCTGAATAACCAGCCCAAACTGGCTCTGGAGTGCGCTAAAAAAGGCTTAAAACTCGGCCCAACAGACGCCCAAGCCCGCATCAACCTCGTCCTAGCGATGCTGGAGACCCAACAAAAAGGTGTGCGCGAATATATGGAGCAAGCAGTACAGATCCTCACTCTGGACAAAGAGCAAAGTGAGCAGGTCGCTGAGAATATCTTTCAGGGTCTAGAGCGCAAACCGGGCTGGCCCGCGCTCCTCAAAATCCAAAACTGGCTCGATGAGGCCATCTAA